One Helianthus annuus cultivar XRQ/B chromosome 12, HanXRQr2.0-SUNRISE, whole genome shotgun sequence genomic region harbors:
- the LOC110940922 gene encoding uncharacterized protein LOC110940922: MTATKSPASIVQNVNMENELGTMQKPPKLMNLDEYAGWSGRFKNWVQANHFECWMKIEKKYVPPVDGLGLEKGIGSLTETEHNDFKAEKKMVSILQQAIKGDILVLLQHDDNSQSMWQALKLKFQGSVSMIKSKKALIKKEFDIFTGMKGETTKQLIERYCHLVVEMKRLEITKTNEEWIDKLSDALPYDEWGTYLMMLKNNSDFVNLNLSSFIEKIEAHELELLKIKKMNSANVQQDVSLYYKGSTPVATNQSPKIQTAFSADTNSSASTNTPQSNKPSPFVNYEPNFKA; encoded by the coding sequence ATGACGGCAACAAAAAGTCCGGCAAGCAttgttcaaaatgtcaacatggAAAACGAGCTAGGAACAATgcagaaaccgccaaagcttatgaACTTAGATGAGTATGCCGGATGGTCGGGTCGATTCAAGAATTGGGTCCAAGCCAACCATTTTGAGTGTTGGATGAAAATAGAGAAAAAATACGTTCCACCTGTTGATGGATTGGGCTTAGAGAAAGGCATTGGAAGTTTGACTGAGACTGAACATAATGATTTTAAGGCTGAGAAGAAGATGGTCAGTATCCTCCAACAGGCCATAAAAGGAGATATTCTTGTGCTGTTACAACATGATGACAACTCGCAATCGATGTGGCAAGCATTAAAGTTGAAGTTCCAAGGCAGCGTatctatgatcaaaagcaagaaagccttgatcaagaaagagtttgacatctTTACCGGGATGAAGGGTGAAACAACGAAGCAGTTGATTGAACGTTATTGCCATCTTGTGGTAGAGATGAAAAGATTGGAGATTACAAAGACAAACGAGGAATGGATCGACAAGTTGTCCGACGCATTACCTTATGATGAATGGGGCACATACttaatgatgttgaaaaacaactCGGATTTCGTGAATTTGAATCTCAGCTCATTCATTGAAAAGATAgaagctcatgagttggagttgttgaagatcaagaagatgaattcagcAAATGTACAACAAGATGTATCACTTTACTACAAAGGAAGCACTCCTGTTGCAACAAACCagagtccaaagatacaaacggCTTTTAGTGCTGATACAAATTCAAGTGCTTCTACAAACACTCCACAATCAAACAAGCCTTCACCGTTCGTAAACTATGAGCCAAACTTTAAAGCTTAA